GTAACGGTATGTGGCACTACCAGTAATTTACCGAATCAATTAGGAATCCAATTAAGTTTGAATCTAGAATTCTCTGCTTAGGATATCCTGTACCTCGGTGAGTTCAAAAACATCCAGTTTACTCTGTTTTAATACGGTTTAAGCGTGTCACAGCAATGTATGTTCCTATTTATCTTGTTCGATTAGATGAAAAAACTAACCAGATATTTATTCTTGCAGGAGACAATATCCAAATTCTCATTAATCGCGACGGAATCAGGAGATTTATAGAATGACAAAAGATTTTGCCAAAATGACAAAAAATGAGTTAAAAGCTTACCTCTTAACTAATAGAGGCGATCAAGAAGCTTTTTATGCTTATATTGATAAGCTACAAGCATCTACCGTGATAGCCAGCCATTCTTCTCTAGATACAGAATCTTTAAAAAGTATAATTGAAGAAATTCGCAAAACTGAAAAAGAATAAGTCATATCAAGTTCGGGTAAATACTTATACATAAAGGCGAGTAGGGGTAGAGGGGAAAAATCTCCCTTGTCTCCCTTGTCTCTCCTCATTCGCCTAACTCCAACCAGTAACTAATGACAAAGATGCAAAATCTGTAACTACCACTCCTCATCTTGATGATCTGGAGACTCAACGATTGTTGGTTCCCAATTTTCACCTAAAGCTTCAGTTAAGGGTTGAACGACTTTGTTCAGAGCATCTTTAACAAAACCTTTGACAAATTCATCTTTACGACTAAGTTGGAACTGTTTTTGAACTACTTCAGTAATTCCTCCATCGCCCCAATCTTGATCCTGACGAAAATACTCTACAAAACTTTTACCCGCAATGCGAGTTAAATAAGCTGCAGTTACTCCTTGAATAGCCTTACCGAGTAAATAAGTAGCTAAATTGAGCTGAAGTGCTTTAGCTATCAGATCCAAAGCGCCTTTGACTACACCCAAACTAATCAAAGTTTTACCTAGAGATAAGGCTAATTCTTGTCCGCGAGCACGATTGAGTTCACAACCGTAGACCTGTCCTATTTCTACCACCATTTGAGCATTAACCGCCGCTGTAGCCAACATATCGAGCACAGGTAAGGGAGTCATAGCGATTACTCCTGCCCCAATCCACTGATATCTATCAATGATTCTGTCTGCTTGTCTTTTGCGTTGCTGATCTAACAGAGATCGAGCTTCTTCGCCTAGACGTTGAGATTGGAGTAAAATGTTATCAGCGATTAAATCTTCACCCTCAGCGCGCAAAAGCGCTACTAAACGCTTAATCAAAGGAATAATTTGGGATTCTGAGATCATTAACTCGCCATTAGCCAAGCGCACAGATTGGGGACTAGCTGAGATCGCTACTACGTCATTGGGGGAAAGAAAAGCTTGGACTCTTTGTTGTAAATTAGTCAAAATTACTTGTTGGTCTTGATCGCTATAGAGGTCGATTTTATTAAAAACTAAGAGCGATCGCTTGCCAATTTCTACCAGAGTGCGTAAGGGTTGGTATTCTGATTGGCGAATATCGTTATCAACTACAAATAATAATAAATCAGCCTCAGTCGCTAACTGACAAGCTAGATTTTCCCTCTGGTTTCCCTCAATCCCCATCTCGAGTATTCCTGGGGTATCAGTAATCAAGATTCTCCGTTGTAACCCCGGTAAATAAAGAGAATAGGTTTCTCCTATCTGAGTGGTACCCATGGTTGGTTCTACTTTCCCCACAATTTCCCCTAATAAAGCATTTACTAGAGAGGTTTTTCCCGCTGATCCTGTTCCAAAAATAACGACTCGATACTCACCTCTAGCTAGATTTTCCTCTATTTCTTGAGATCGCTTTAGTAAAGCTTCTCTAGCTACTTCATCTTGTATTTGTTCTAATTGTTGTCGTATCGCTTTGAGGGTTTCCGTCGCAGCTTCTGTTTTTTCCCAGGAGACTTGAGGGACTCGTTTTGTTTTTTTCTGGGAATGAGGCGATCGCTTTAATCCGGGTAAATTAAAGTAATAAAGAAAAACAGCGATCAAGGTTACCAGTAAAATAATCAGCAAAAACACTAATAGATTTGCTAACAATAAACTGGTATAAGCGATTTGAATATAGAGTTGATAGATAGAAGCAGTTAACCACAACATCAACCCAATAACCACGCTTAAACCGATAACAATCGTCAAGAAACGGGCTAAAGACATTAAATTCACCCGCCGCTAATTTTGGCTTTATATCCCAGTTTAATCAAAGTTTCTAGAATCTTGGCTTTGTGCTCCCCCTGGATTTCAATTGTCTCGTCTTTGATGGTACCACCACTACCGCATTGAGTTTTTAACTGCTTGAGTATTTGACTCAGAGTTTCCGGTGGGGTAACAAAACCACTAATAATCGTGACGATTTTACCCTTTCGTCCCGCTTTAGAGGTTTGTATTCTCAAATTTTGCTGCTGAGGAGGTAAATCACCTTGATTTTTCTCAGTATCATCTCCCGTTTCCGGGGTACCGAATTCTTGGTAAGCTATGCGTTTATTTGGAGAGGACATAGTGGGGATGCTCAGAAGAGATGAACTTGGTTACCATCATATCAAATCCGACGACAGCGATTTGCGAACTTTCGGTAACCCCCACCAAGGAACCTGAGGATATTCATGGTGTTCAAAATGATAGCCAAAATGATAACAGGTAATCAATGACCAAAAAGTTGGGAGTGAAGTGCTGTGGCTACGATGAGGATTAGTATAACCTCCATTCGGTTCTCGATGAGGTAAAAAGGTACCAAAATAAAATAGTTGCAGTGAACTCAATAACGAAGATACCAAAATAAACAAAAATAAATTAAGTGAAGGTATGTGCAATCCGCGTTGAATCAAGGTGTGGATAAGAATCAAACTTCCTATTTGCTGCCAACTACAATAGTTTTTGACAAAATGATAATACCAAGCCCAAAAATGTTTATTTTTACTATTGTGAAAGTCTGGATCTAGAGCAGAAGCTGGATGACGGTGGTGTATCCGATGTTTGGTCAAAAGTTTCTTATAGGGAAAAAAAGCGTAAAGTAACAAAGCGATCGTACCAATGAGATGATTTAGTTTGGGATTATTGGGGTAAACTAGACCGTGCATCGCATCGTGAGCAGTGATAAATAAACCGGTATAGAGAAAAGTTTGCCAAGCGATCGCTATTAAGATTAATCCTGGATGGATCTGATCTAATTCCCAAAAGAGAAACCATCTCAGGAAAAATAGCCACAGTAAAATAATAGTCAAGGCGATGATAATTCCTTGAAATCTGAAATTAGTTGAATTTGACATAAATTAGGGTAAATACTCGGGATTTAGAAGATCTTGAATTGTAAAAGGACATTCAGTGGGAAACATATCTTTACTTAAGCCCGTCTCTCTAAAAACGAGTAAACGAGCGTCTTGGTAAGTTTCAGATAAAATATCATCGAAATAGCCCTTGAGGCTAGGGCTGTCTTTGAATAAATCTAGTATCCTTAAACTGTGTTCCGATATTGAATATCTCGAGCTATTAGATCGTTGGGAAGATTGGTATTTCCATTTGAGAAGATGCATTAACAAAATTCTCAAATTACTTTTCAAAGCATTTTTTTCGACCCTTCCCACGCTTTCAATTTCTTCTATCAGGTTGTCGTAGTCAATTTGCTCGAGCTTTCTTTCTCGCAGCAATCGAGCAGTTGTTTCTAGCCAAAGGCTAAAATCATTAATATAGAGGGTTTTTAGATCTGTAATGGTACTCATGAAATTTCTACTCGATGCTTAATAAACAAGTTACTATATTTTCTTAGTCTCTTGCTTTAAACTCTGTCATGAATCTTCCTTTAGTTTATCATCCAGATTACGTAGTCCCCTTACCCCAGGGACATCGCTTTCCCATGTCTAAATTTAAACAACTCTATGAATTACTTTTAGCGCAAGAGATTACTGATCGCAACTCTACCTACACCCCGGAAATGCCTAAGCGAGAATGGTTGCAGTTAGTTCATACTAATGATTACGTGGAAGCTTATTGTAATGGAACCCTTGATGCTAAGTCAGTGCGTCGGATTGGTTTACCCTGCAGCGAAATGCTAATTAAGCGTACCTGTATCGCCGTAGCGGGGACGGTTTTAACGGCTCAACTAGCGCTAAAATTGGGAATCTGCTGTAATTGCGCCGGGGGTACCCATCACGCTTTTCCTAGTTTTGGTTCGGGTTTTTGTATTTTTAATGATTTGGCGATCGCGTCTCAAGTTTTACTACAACAAAAGTTAGTTAAAAAAATTCTGATTGTCGATTTAGACGTACATCAGGGAGATGGAACCGCTTTTATTTTCCAAGATAATCCCGCTGTTTTTACTTTTTCTATGCACTGTGAAGCTAATTTCCCCAGTCACAAACAACAAAGCGACCTAGATATTCCCTTACCCATCGGTTTGGACGATGAGGGTTATTTACAAATTCTCGCCCAATCTCTCCCGGATTTACTTTCTGAAGTTAAACCCGATTTGGTGCTATACGATGCAGGAGTCGATATCCACGTTAACGATGCTTTGGGTAAGTTAGCTCTAACCGATAGGGGGATTTACCGCCGAGAAATGCTGGTTTTGAGCACCTGTTTGGACAAGGGTTACCCTGTTGCCGGGGTTATTGGAGGTGGATATTGTCAAGACATTAGAGCCCTAGTCCAACGTCACTCCTTATTGCACCGCGCGGCTAGAGAAGTATACTATTCCTACTAATCATAAGCGGGTAACGCGATTCGAACGCGCGACATCGACCTTGGCAAGGTCGCGCTCTACCACTGAGCTATACCCGCACTTAACTTGACTTTTTATAGTATAGGGAAAAAAGGTTTTTTTGTCAAGTACCAGGGATATTTTTTTCTAATGGTTCTGCAGTTAACAGATTACTAGAGTCATAGGGAAGACTATTAGGATAATTATTAATTTGTCGCATTAAACTAGCCATTTCTAGAGCATTGAGAGCATAATGCCAACCGTGATTACTTTTGATCCCAGCCCTTTCGATCGCCTGTTGTAGGGTATCAGTAGTCAAAATACCAAAGATTACCGGTACACCACTTTGAAAACCTGCAGCAGCGATACCCTTAGCCGCTTCACTAGCTACATAATCAAAATGGGGGGTTTGTCCTTTGATAATCGCACCCAAACAGATAACTGCGTCATAGCGATGGGAAAAAGCCAACTGACGAGCTACCAAAGAAACCTCAAAACTACCCGGTACCCAAACATAGTCTACCTGATTACCTTCAGGGTTAACATCAATCCCGTGACGCTTGAGACAATCTTGGCATCCAGACAAAAGTTTTTCACTCACTAAGTCATTAAAACGAGCAATGACAATAGCAAATCGAAATAGAGACGGTTCTTGTGTAAAAGTTCCTTCGAAAACAGTCATAATTACTTTAGTGCTAATGATATCTTTATAGTATTCCTTCCCGAAGCAATTTAGGAAGAAATACTTAGACTTGCCTGGAATTAAATCACAAAAAAGTTGAGAAGCGCTACAACAATCACTAGCACCAGCCAAATACCAGAGCCCACAAAGAGCAGAGGTTTAGATTGAGACCAATATTGAGGAGTAGCATAAGCCACAGGAACACCTACAACCATCACAAAAGAAAATAATACTAAAGCAGCGAGGGCAATTTGGAATAAAATAATCATTTTGAACTCCTTCTCTGGAAACAGATGACCAAAAATTAGAATCACGACTTTAGCTATAATACTATCAAGAGTAGGGGCTTAAGCAAAGGAATTTATTAAACTCAACAGCATGGATTTAATCTTATGCCATCAAACAGCAGACTTTGACGCTCTAGGAGCCGCGGTAGGGCTAACCTTGTTATACAAAGGCGCGCGCATTGTTTTAACCGGAGGTGCTCACCCGGGAGTAAATAATTTTTTAGCCTTGTATAGGGATGAATTTGCCTTAATCGAGCGTCGTAGTGTCAATCCCAAGCTAATTCGCTCTCTGATGATCGTGGATACTCAAAACAGGGAGCGATTGGGTAAAGCCAGGGAGTGGTTAGATGGAGCACAGATTAGTCTCTATGATCATCATCCCCATCAAGAAGTCTCTGACATTCCCGCAACCAACGTCCAGATAGAAGCAGTAGGGGCAACAACTACCCTAATTGTAGAAAAATTACAGCAAGAAAAACTCCTACCCAACGTTTTTGAAGCGACGGTGATGGCTTTGGGTATTCATGTCGATACGGGTTCATTAACTTTTGCCCAAACTACCCCCAGAGACGCTCACGCTTTAGCTTGGTTAATGACACATGGCGCTAACGTGAGAATCATCGCCCAATACGTAGATCCGAGTTTATCACCTCAGCTACAACAACTGTTATCAGAAGCTATTGGAAGACTAGAAAAAAGAGAAGTACGGGGATATCAAATCGCTTCGTTGTTGTTAGAAAGCGATAATTTCGTACCAGGTTTATCTAGTCTCACAGAGCGTTTAGGGGAACTAGTAGAAGCAGACGCTTTGTTTTTAGCTCATTACTATCGGCGTCATCAAGAAAACTGTTTAACTATTATCGGGCGATCGCGCATCGAATCGACGAATCTAGCTCAACTTTTCACACTCTACGGTGGTGGTGGTCATCAGAGTGCGGCGTCGGTAAATTTACGCTCTTGTACTCCCCAAGAGACTTTAAATGAGATTTTACAAGCTTTTAGCGAACAAATTCCTGAGTCTGTCACCGCCAGAGAGCTCATGTCTTCTCCTGTGCGTACAATTCGCCCTGAAACCACGATTGAACAAGCTCAAAGCATCTTATTCCGTTATGGACATTCGGGCTTATTTGTAGTCAACGCTCAAGACGAATTAGTGGGTGTTATCTCTCGCCGAGACTTAGATTTAGCTCTACACCATGGTTTTAGCCACGCTCCTGTCAAGGGCTATATGACCAGAAATGTGAAAACAATTAGCGTAACTACCTCTTTACCGGAAATTGAAGCTCTAATGGTTACTTACGATATAGGGCGCTTACCCGTTTTAGCTGAGGGAAATTTAGTGGGGATTGTTACCCGCACCGACGTTTTAAGACAACTACATCAGAGCACAAGACAGGAAAAAGATCCCGAAACCAGAGCGCTAATATCTTGTTTATTACCTTCTTTACGAGATCGTCTAACTCCTAGTTTATGGCAATTACTTCGCAAAACCGCCGCAGCTGCTCAAAAGAGAGGTTGGAATTTATACTTAGTGGGTGGAGCGGTACGGGATCTACTCTTAGCTACAGATGATCAAGCCCTATTGTTACAGGATCTAGATTTGGTGGTGGATGGCTGCGATCGCCCTACTGGAGCGGGAGTAGAGTTAGCGACGGAATTAAAACAAATCTATCCCTTAGCGAGTCTCTCAATCCACGGAGAATTCCAAACCGCAGCTTTAACTTGGCATCGAGATCTTGAATTTGGCTCTCTGTGTTTGGATATTGCTACGGCTAGAACTGAATTTTACCCCTATCCTGCAGCTAATCCAGAGGTAGAAGCTAGCTCTATTCGTCAAGATCTCTATAGAAGGGATTTTACCATCAACTCTCTGGCGATACGTCTGACGTCACCAAAAATGGGAGAGTTATTAGATTTTTTTGGGGGTTATTGGGATCTGCGATCGCGACAAATTCGTGTACTCCACCCTAATAGTTTTATTGAAGATCCTACTCGCATTTATCGAGGGGTACGTTTTGCGGTAAGACTTGGTTTTACTATTGAGGAGCAAACCGCGGGTTATATTCAATATGCGATCGCCTGCGGTATTTATGAACGCCATAAATCAGCTCCCGCTCTAACTACCAGACTTAGAGCAGAGTTAAAGTATCTTTTGAGTGCTCCCTATTGGAAAAAAGCACTGCAGTTATTAGCTTCTTTAAGCGCTTTGAGCTGTCTTCATCCGGATTTAGTGTTAACTCAGCAATTATGGTGGCAAGTACGTTATGGCGATCGCTGGTTAAAATATCTCGATCCAGAACAAAAATATCCCTACTGGTTGGTAAGATTGGAGATTTTAATCGCTGCTTTAAACCCATCTGTTGCTCTAGCTCAAAGTCTACAATTACCTCAAGAAAGTATTGATCGTCTTAAACAATTACCCCAACTTCGCGAGCTTATTCTCTCCCATCTTTCTCTCTGTCAACTTCCTAGTCAGATTTATCAACTTTTGCATCCTTATGACTGCGTCAGTTTACTACTAGTCGCTGTGCCATGCGATCGCGAAAACCGCACTAAAATTTGGCGCTATCTAACCAAATGGTCTTACGTCAAAGCACCCATCAATGGCGACGATTTAAAAGCTTTGGGCTATAAACCAGGACCACAGTATAAAGAAATATTAACAAGGTTACTAATGGCTACTTTAGACGGAGAAATTTCTACTCCCACTCAAGCGATAACCTTGCTCAGCCTATTTATATAGACAGGTGTTTTATTACCGTCTTCGAAACCATACGCGTTTTTTTGCGTTCGGCGTCGGAGAGTTCTTCTCCAGCCTGTAGCTTTGTAGCGTTATCTTGCAATACAGTAGCAGCGCCTTTATCTCCTAACTGTAGAGCTGTTTTGGCGGCGGTTTGTAGTAAAGTTGCCGCACCAGCGCGATCGCCCTGTTCGAGTTTTTGTTCTGCTAATTGAGTTTGACGATATTTAGCGAGGGTTAGGATAGATTTAGTTACTGTCAATTCGGGTGCTGGCTGATAATTTTCTTGAACTATGGCGACTACGGATATTTTTTCTGATAATAATTTCTGTTTTCCCGCTATAGGATCATCATAACGAAGTTGTACTTGAGCGATCGTTGTTTCTCCCGGTGGAAGTCGATAAAGATACAGATTAGCTAAAATTACTTTCGGTACATCTTTGCTTAAATCTCCGAGACGAGTTAGATATAGATCTTGATCTATCTGGTTTTCTTTAATTTCTAACTCTATCGTTTCTGGTGATACCTGAGCTAAGGGTTTGAATTCTGCTAAACGCGCTTCGGGATTTAATTTCAGCAGTAGATGAGCGTTAGTTAGATTGACTGATTGAACTCGGTTAAATAGTCGCTCAAATTCTTTGGTTGCAGCTTCAGGTTCTTCGATGTGACAGAGTGTTCCTGAGGCGCGATCGGCTATTTTTTCTAGTACATCGGGATTCCAATGACTACCAAATCCCAAAGTATTGATGGTAATATTATACTCCGCAGCTAATTCCGCTAGTTTGAGACATTTTTGGTTATCACCATGTTCATTTTCCCCGTCGGTGAGCAAAAATATTTGGGAGACTCTATTTTGTTTACCGTTGATGATTTCTTGCATTCCCGCTTTCAAACCCTCATCGATCGCCGTTCCTCCCTCAGCCTTTAGTGCTCTAATTTCTCGTTCTATCGAGATAATATCTTCTGGACTTTGATTGGCGATGATCACGCGCGCTTTGTGATTAAAAGCCACTACGGCTAGGCGATCTTCTGAATTCAGCTTAGAGATAATCTCCAGGGATGCTTCTTTTACCTTTTCTAGAGGATTACTCTCGGGGATAGGAATACAAGAATCATTAGCCTGTGTTACCCTCGCCATAGGATTACTCCTCATCGAGCCACTATAATCTAGAACTAGACAAAGATTCAGTGGTAAATAACTTTCTGTTTCTTGAGGAATTACATTAACAGATATCTGAAGTTGGCGCTGACTACTAGCTTGGTGAGTACTGATATTAGGATCGTTTAGGATTGCTTCTATTTTTACTTTCATGATTATCCTTTTTTTCATAATCAAAAAATAACAGCAACCCACTGGAGTAAACCTAGTGATTTCCTTACCTGATTAATTCTATTCGGAGTACCACTGAAACTGGGCTTCAGTTTTCTAACTCCCTTTTCTTAAATTAGGAAATATAAGTTTTTAGCTGGGCTGCTGTTATTTTGTTTAAACGAGACAGACACTAATCTAAACAGCTTGTTTACCTCTTCTTTTTAACTAAACTGCTTGCTTTATCTGCCGAAAGAAGCTTACTAATTGCTTCTACTCTTAGGATAGCATTACTTTCTTTGTTCGTGCTTTCTTGTTACAAAACTTAAAGAGGGAAGCGTAATTACACCTCCCCCTATGCAAAAGTTAGCCTTGCAGGAGTTTTTCGCCTTTAGCGATCACTTGATCGATACTACCTACCATGTAGAAAGCTTGTTCAGGGTACTTATCTAACTCTCCAGAGAGAATCATGTTAAAGCCTTTGATTGTTTCATTTAGGGGTACGTATTGACCAGGTGAACCCGTGAATACCTCAGCGACAAAGAAAGGCTGAGATAAGTAGCGTTCTACTTTACGAGCGCGATCAACAGTGAGGCGGTCTTCTTCGGATAATTCATCCAAGCCGAGAATCGCGATAATATCTTGTAGCTCTTTGTAACGCTGTAGGGTAGATTGGACAGCGCGGGCTGTTTTGTAGTGCTCTTCCCCAACGATGCTAGGCTGTAGCATAGTACTAGCAGAGCCCAGGGGATCTACTGCGGGATAAATTCCCTTTGATGCTAAACCACGAGACAATACTGTCGTCCCGTCTAAGTGAGCAAAAGTAGTAGCAGGTGCTGGATCGGTCAAATCGTCTGCGGGGACGTATACAGCTTGAATCGAAGTGATGGAACCTTCTTGAGTAGAGGTAATTCTTTCTTGTAATTCACCCATATCCGTCCCGAGTGTAGGCTGATATCCTACGGCTGAGGGCATCCGTCCTAATAGAGCGGACACTTCTGATCCTGCTTGCACGAAGCGAAAGATGTTATCAATAAATAATAATACGTCTTGCTTGTTGCTATCTCGGAAGTATTCAGCCATGGTCAAAGCGGACAAGCCTACGCGCATTCTCGCTCCTGGTGGCTCGTTCATTTGGCCATATACTAGAGCGATTTTAGAATCAGCCAAATTTTCCTTGTTGATGACGTTAGACTCAATCATCTCGTTGTAGAGGTCGTTTCCTTCGCGGGTACGTTCACCTACACCACCAAATACGGATACACCCCCGTGATTGATGGCGATATTATTGATTAATTCCATCATGATTACGGTTTTACCAACACCCGCGCCGCCGAACAGACCGATTTTTCCGCCACGACGATAGGGAGTTAACAGATCGATTACCTTAATCCCCGTTTCAAAAACAGTGGGTCTAGTATCTAATTCGGTTAATTGAGGGGCTGAGCGATGAATAGGGGAGGTATATTCGGTTTCTAGGTCGCCTTTATTATCTATTGTTTCGCCTAGAACGTTAAAGATACGACCGAGGGTGTTTTTCCCTACAGGAACGCGGATGGGGGAGCCTGTGTCGACAACGTCCATGCCTCTGATCAAACCGTCTGTATTGCTCATGGCTACAGCACGTACCTGATTGTCGCCTAGTAGCTGCTGAACTTCACAGGTAACGGCTACGTTTTGTCCGGCCTCATTTTTGCATTCAATTCTGAGGGCATTGTAAATATTGGGTAATTGACCACTGGGAAATTCGGCATCAATTACGGGACCGATGACTTGGGTGATTTTACCGACGTTTGTATCTGTTGTGGCTACCATGCTTATGTCTACTTAGTATTTAGCCTAAAATAAATTAATTTTCAGCTTATCACCGATTGGCTTTTTTAGAAACAGATTTGCCCTTCTAAGCCTGGAATAAGCTTAATTTCAAATAGTTCGGACCAGAGTTTTCCGGTGACATAGAGTCTTTTTTGTTCGCGATCGTAGGCGATACCATTGAGAACAGCGTTAGGGTTAGCAGCGAGTGAAGGGGAACGCAGACCTTTGAGATTAATCCAGGCGGTAACTCGGCCCGTTTTGGGTGCAATTTTAGCGATACAGTTACTTCCCCAGATGTTTGCCCAGATTTGCCCATCAACATATTCGAGTTCATTGAGTTTACTGATGGGTTGACCGCGATCGCGCACCTGAATACGTTTGACTGGAACAAAAGAAAGGGGATCTAGGAAGTAGATATTATCAGAGCCATCGCTCATAATTAGATACTTATCGTCGTGAGTCAAGCCCCAGCCTTCTGTATCATATGTAAATTTTCCCAGAGGTTGAAAACTTTGGGAATCATAGATAAAACCCGTTTGCTCTTGCCAAGTGATTTGTATCAGTTGATTGTCCCGCAGAGTTAATCCTTCGGCAAAATAGCGGTATGGGAGGTGGTGGATTTGTAGTAGTTTTCCAGTAGTCAAGGCTACGCGACGTAAAGAGGATTGTCCTCTTAATCCGGTGCTTTCGTAGAGAGATCCTTGGTCATAGATTAAGCCCTGGGTAAAAGCTTGGGGATCGTGGGGATAGGTATGAAGAATTTCATACCTATAGATAGGGGTTGAAGCTGCACTAGAGAGATAAATGATACTCAAAGCGCAGAACAAAGCTAACAATACCCACGAAACTTGTTGTAGCCTAAGCATTAAAAACCGGATTTAATAGGTAAAATCTGTTTAACTCGGATGCCAAATAAGGTAAATTCTTTGGGAATATCAGCGCTATTTACGGGAGTGGCTGCAGCTAGTTGTTCTGACTGGGTCAACATAACAGCAAGAACGCTCAAGGGTACTTGAATAAAGAGGTTACTAAGTAAAAAGGCGATCGCCGCAATTAAGATAGCTGCCAATCTCGAGGGAGGAGTAATCGGGGTAACTAAGGCGGTAACCGGGGCCCATTGGTAGAGCAACCAGAGGATAACGAACATCAAGATAGCGATCACGACGCTCAGGATTTGCTGCCGTTTGCGTTTAAACAGACTTAACACTTTTTGCTGTTCGGGGGTTAATACTTCTGGTTTTAGTGCCAAAATCAGTAAACTGTAGATACAAAAAGGACGAGCCCACTGCATCCACAATATGGGCAAAATCCCCACGCTAGCGATTAGGGCGAACTCTAGCCAATAGAGGGTTAGAGGAGGGCTACTCCCGAGGGCGATCCAGACTATT
This genomic window from Gloeocapsa sp. PCC 73106 contains:
- a CDS encoding YcjF family protein, whose translation is MSLARFLTIVIGLSVVIGLMLWLTASIYQLYIQIAYTSLLLANLLVFLLIILLVTLIAVFLYYFNLPGLKRSPHSQKKTKRVPQVSWEKTEAATETLKAIRQQLEQIQDEVAREALLKRSQEIEENLARGEYRVVIFGTGSAGKTSLVNALLGEIVGKVEPTMGTTQIGETYSLYLPGLQRRILITDTPGILEMGIEGNQRENLACQLATEADLLLFVVDNDIRQSEYQPLRTLVEIGKRSLLVFNKIDLYSDQDQQVILTNLQQRVQAFLSPNDVVAISASPQSVRLANGELMISESQIIPLIKRLVALLRAEGEDLIADNILLQSQRLGEEARSLLDQQRKRQADRIIDRYQWIGAGVIAMTPLPVLDMLATAAVNAQMVVEIGQVYGCELNRARGQELALSLGKTLISLGVVKGALDLIAKALQLNLATYLLGKAIQGVTAAYLTRIAGKSFVEYFRQDQDWGDGGITEVVQKQFQLSRKDEFVKGFVKDALNKVVQPLTEALGENWEPTIVESPDHQDEEW
- a CDS encoding translation initiation factor, coding for MSSPNKRIAYQEFGTPETGDDTEKNQGDLPPQQQNLRIQTSKAGRKGKIVTIISGFVTPPETLSQILKQLKTQCGSGGTIKDETIEIQGEHKAKILETLIKLGYKAKISGG
- a CDS encoding fatty acid desaturase, with product MSNSTNFRFQGIIIALTIILLWLFFLRWFLFWELDQIHPGLILIAIAWQTFLYTGLFITAHDAMHGLVYPNNPKLNHLIGTIALLLYAFFPYKKLLTKHRIHHRHPASALDPDFHNSKNKHFWAWYYHFVKNYCSWQQIGSLILIHTLIQRGLHIPSLNLFLFILVSSLLSSLQLFYFGTFLPHREPNGGYTNPHRSHSTSLPTFWSLITCYHFGYHFEHHEYPQVPWWGLPKVRKSLSSDLI
- a CDS encoding DUF29 domain-containing protein, whose product is MSTITDLKTLYINDFSLWLETTARLLRERKLEQIDYDNLIEEIESVGRVEKNALKSNLRILLMHLLKWKYQSSQRSNSSRYSISEHSLRILDLFKDSPSLKGYFDDILSETYQDARLLVFRETGLSKDMFPTECPFTIQDLLNPEYLP
- a CDS encoding histone deacetylase encodes the protein MNLPLVYHPDYVVPLPQGHRFPMSKFKQLYELLLAQEITDRNSTYTPEMPKREWLQLVHTNDYVEAYCNGTLDAKSVRRIGLPCSEMLIKRTCIAVAGTVLTAQLALKLGICCNCAGGTHHAFPSFGSGFCIFNDLAIASQVLLQQKLVKKILIVDLDVHQGDGTAFIFQDNPAVFTFSMHCEANFPSHKQQSDLDIPLPIGLDDEGYLQILAQSLPDLLSEVKPDLVLYDAGVDIHVNDALGKLALTDRGIYRREMLVLSTCLDKGYPVAGVIGGGYCQDIRALVQRHSLLHRAAREVYYSY
- the ribH gene encoding 6,7-dimethyl-8-ribityllumazine synthase is translated as MTVFEGTFTQEPSLFRFAIVIARFNDLVSEKLLSGCQDCLKRHGIDVNPEGNQVDYVWVPGSFEVSLVARQLAFSHRYDAVICLGAIIKGQTPHFDYVASEAAKGIAAAGFQSGVPVIFGILTTDTLQQAIERAGIKSNHGWHYALNALEMASLMRQINNYPNSLPYDSSNLLTAEPLEKNIPGT
- the psbZ gene encoding photosystem II reaction center protein PsbZ, with amino-acid sequence MIILFQIALAALVLFSFVMVVGVPVAYATPQYWSQSKPLLFVGSGIWLVLVIVVALLNFFVI
- a CDS encoding CBS domain-containing protein; translation: MDLILCHQTADFDALGAAVGLTLLYKGARIVLTGGAHPGVNNFLALYRDEFALIERRSVNPKLIRSLMIVDTQNRERLGKAREWLDGAQISLYDHHPHQEVSDIPATNVQIEAVGATTTLIVEKLQQEKLLPNVFEATVMALGIHVDTGSLTFAQTTPRDAHALAWLMTHGANVRIIAQYVDPSLSPQLQQLLSEAIGRLEKREVRGYQIASLLLESDNFVPGLSSLTERLGELVEADALFLAHYYRRHQENCLTIIGRSRIESTNLAQLFTLYGGGGHQSAASVNLRSCTPQETLNEILQAFSEQIPESVTARELMSSPVRTIRPETTIEQAQSILFRYGHSGLFVVNAQDELVGVISRRDLDLALHHGFSHAPVKGYMTRNVKTISVTTSLPEIEALMVTYDIGRLPVLAEGNLVGIVTRTDVLRQLHQSTRQEKDPETRALISCLLPSLRDRLTPSLWQLLRKTAAAAQKRGWNLYLVGGAVRDLLLATDDQALLLQDLDLVVDGCDRPTGAGVELATELKQIYPLASLSIHGEFQTAALTWHRDLEFGSLCLDIATARTEFYPYPAANPEVEASSIRQDLYRRDFTINSLAIRLTSPKMGELLDFFGGYWDLRSRQIRVLHPNSFIEDPTRIYRGVRFAVRLGFTIEEQTAGYIQYAIACGIYERHKSAPALTTRLRAELKYLLSAPYWKKALQLLASLSALSCLHPDLVLTQQLWWQVRYGDRWLKYLDPEQKYPYWLVRLEILIAALNPSVALAQSLQLPQESIDRLKQLPQLRELILSHLSLCQLPSQIYQLLHPYDCVSLLLVAVPCDRENRTKIWRYLTKWSYVKAPINGDDLKALGYKPGPQYKEILTRLLMATLDGEISTPTQAITLLSLFI